A region of Leishmania mexicana MHOM/GT/2001/U1103 complete genome, chromosome 8 DNA encodes the following proteins:
- a CDS encoding metallo-peptidase, Clan MH, Family M18 produces the protein MSYPATLREWLAKIISFDTTSRNSNLPMVEYVRDYLKSVGVASTFVYNPEKTHANLWATLPGENGVMQGGIVLSGHTDVVPVDGQKWDSDPFTMVEKDGKLFGRGACDMKGFLAVVLALTPQFLTMNRAKPVHYAFSFDEEVGCTGVPYLIEYLKERGFQADACLIGEPTDMNVYVGSKGLTQWSVSVQGKAIHSSMALMNTSCNAIEYAAQIITKVREIAVDLRKNGRQDPEYACPFPCMTTGLIKGGNAVNTVPAQCEFVITVRITDNDTSDAIERHVRAYVNDHVLPAMREEYPDAEVKVMRALNMPAFNGKEAASVTQKALMLRKATKTYKTGGGTEGGYFEDVLGVSTVIVGPGPHAMAHLPNEYVLVDQMEKSTEFTMALVRLYTDPSYCGAGNL, from the coding sequence ATGTCCTACCCGGCGACGCTCCGCGAGTGGCTGGCAAAGATCATCAGCTTCGACACGACGAGTCGCAACTCGAACTTGCCGATGGTGGAGTACGTGCGCGACTACCTGAAGTCCGTCGGCGTTGCGTCGACGTTCGTGTACAACCCGGAGAAGACGCACGCCAACCTGTGGGCGACGCTGCCCGGCGAGAACGGCGTGATGCAGGGCGGCATCGTGCTTTCAGGTCACACGGACGTTGTGCCGGTGGATGGGCAGAAATGGGACAGCGACCCGTTCACGATGGTGGAGAAGGACGGCAAGCTGTTTGGCCGCGGAGCCTGCGACATGAAAGGCTTCCTGGCCGTTGTGCTTGCGCTGACGCCGCAGTTCCTGACGATGAATCGGGCGAAGCCCGTGCACTACGCTTTCTCAttcgacgaggaggtgggctGCACCGGCGTGCCGTACTTGATCGAATATCTGAAGGAGCGCGGGTTCCAGGCGGATGCCTGCCTGATCGGTGAACCAACGGACATGAACGTTTACGTCGGTTCTAAGGGGTTGACTCAGTGGAGCGTATCTGTGCAGGGAAAGGCGATTCACTCGTCTATGGCGCTCATGAACACAAGCTGCAACGCGATCGAGTACGCTGCGCAGATCATCACAAAGGTGCGCGAGATCGCGGTGGACTTGCGCAAGAACGGCCGCCAGGACCCTGAATACGCATGCCCGTTCCCCTGCATGACGACTGGGTTGATCAAGGGCGGCAATGCTGTGAACACGGTCCCTGCGCAGTGCGAGTTTGTGATCACTGTGCGCATCACAGACAACGACACATCGGACGCCATCGAGcggcatgtgcgtgcgtatgtgaACGATCACGTGCTGCCTGCGATGCGTGAGGAGTACCCCGATGCTGAGGTAAAGGTGATGCGTGCGTTGAACATGCCTGCCTTTAACGGCAAAGAGGCTGCTTCTGTGACGCAGAAGGCCTTGATGCTCCGAAAGGCTACAAAGACGTACAAGACGGGTGGTGGCACGGAGGGCGGCTACTTTGAGGATGTCCTGGGTGTTTCAACGGTGATTGTGGGTCCGGGTCCTCACGCGATGGCGCATCTGCCGAACGAGTACGTGCTCGTGGACCAGATGGAAAAAAGCACAGAGTTCACGATGGCCCTGGTGCGTCTGTACACGGACCCGAGCTACTGCGGTGCCGGCAACCTGTAA
- a CDS encoding putative GTPase activator protein, protein MPRAPPPTERAAVLCHHRDQHLHDRSGDWGNFIARAAEGSAGVGCLGGTAMPSGATSSSSAAWQSPCCQTEAVATDIIGSCVFQHPSASPAFCMASVAPSPSLPFSPPPSSSMANSSQSAVLPAALPGHLSSSPNPVPVSSGVDARSLSSCTSSPNLLERRSVTVALDDHPLASVPTALVTESTWTENHTLPLRVTTKDRTDDSLDTRAAAPPPMLVHDSEFKYRVDDEEMKLLDDFSSGGDMARTSVAAAASVVGAARDTPSTPVEMPSMSLQQPVSARRGSGAAIVSVRQVSSVAGNGACVPCTSDSGAALTTASTLSSPPNGEKAVLPTPYPVTSACSVQDWSSVPRLGFPTPSDPAVTHAEAASQPARDEEERKREDKWYRLCRGVSLLASASPEVIVKLRAVARVRGIPQHLRGVMWLTLTGTALKVDENEYFCAKLLRRNGYVTGPNAGAIAADVQRTFPGHPYFSDKDVGVYKLTNVLHALCWRNPLLSYCQSFNFLAAFLLLVLDDEERTFWLLVHIFEELLPNDFYGETLLGANVEQAVLERLVEKKLPRVAARFREAGLQVKTLVANWIMSLFVNVFPMATVLHVWDYLFCRTPNPGERTPAHLEITLATLKYLDDAGLLISDDAGELLVTLRQQTACLYDAAALVRLAQSMSLTPKQLHQLRRQCKPVVVEQMKAREQARVAQMERRIAQELRRAHENALASANAS, encoded by the coding sequence ATGCcacgagcaccgcctcccacGGAAAGGGCAGCTGTCCTTTGCCACCATCGTGACCAGCACCTTCATGATCGCAGTGGCGATTGGGGCAACTTCATTGCCCGGGCTGCTGAGGGCAGCGCCGGGGTCGGTTGCCTCGGTGGTACCGCGATGCCCTCAGGTGCCACGTCGTCTTCCTCGGCTGCTTGGCAGAGCCCGTGTTGCCAAACTGAGGCGGTTGCGACTGACATCATCGGTTCATGCGTGTTCCAGCATCCCTCTGCGTCGCCTGCATTCTGTATGGCATCCGTGGCaccttccccttctctgcctttttctcctcctccctcgagTTCGATGGCAAACTCATCGCAAAGCGCGGTGCTGCCTGCCGCGTTGCCGGGCCACCTCTCGTCTTCACCCAACCCAGTGCCAGTCTCAAGCGGGGTGGACGCGAGGTCGTTGTCTTCTTGTACCAGTTCACCAAACTTACTGGAGCGCCGCAGCGTGACCGTCGCGCTGGATGACCACCCGCTGGCGAGTGTGCCAACGGCGCTCGTAACGGAGTCGACGTGGACTGAAAATCACACGCTGCCTTTGCGTGTCACGACGAAGGATCGAACGGATGACAGTTTAGacacacgcgctgcagcgccgcccccgATGTTGGTGCACGACTCTGAGTTCAAATACCGCGTTGACGACGAGGAGATGAAGTTGCTTGATGACTTtagcagcggtggcgacatGGCACGCACCTCcgttgcagctgcagcatcgGTGGTAGGTGCTGCACGGGACACACCTTCCACGCCAGTGGAGATGCCGTCGATGAGTTTGCAGCAGCCGGTGAGTGCTCgacgcggcagtggcgccgccatcgtTTCCGTTCGACAGGTGAGCTCTGTTGCCGGTAACGGCGCTTGCGTGCCGTGCACAAGTGACAGCGGGGCGGCACTGACCACGGCCTCGACACTGTCCTCCCCGCCAAACGGTGAGAAGGCTGTGCTGCCAACGCCGTACCCAGTTACTTCAGCATGTAGTGTGCAGGACTGGTCCTCGGTGCCACGGCTCGGGTTCCCGACCCCGAGTGATCCGGCTGTGACGCATGCCGAAGCTGCTTCGCAGCCCGCCcgggacgaggaggagcgcaagcgAGAGGATAAGTGGTACCGTCTGTGCCGCGGCGTCTCGCTTCTGGCGAGCGCCTCGCCAGAGGTAATTGTGAAGCTGCGGGCCGTAGCGCGAGTGCGCGGAATtccgcagcacctgcgcggCGTCATGTGGCTCACCTTGACAGGTACGGCGCTCAAAGTGGACGAGAACGAGTACTTCTGCGCCAAGCTACTACGGCGCAACGGGTATGTGACGGGGCCGAATGcgggcgccatcgccgctgatGTACAGCGAACCTTCCCCGGTCACCCTTACTTCTCCGACAAAGATGTAGGAGTATACAAACTGACCAACGTCCTGCACGCGCTGTGCTGGCGCAACCCGCTGCTAAGCTACTGCCAGTCCTTCAACTTCCTGGCCGCTTTCCTGCTTCTCGTACTGGACGACGAAGAGCGCACGTTTTGGTTGCTCGTGCACATCTTTGAGGAGCTCTTGCCCAACGACTTTTATGGAGAAACACTGCTGGGAGCCAATGTTGAGCAGGCTGTGCTGGAGCGTCTTGTGGAGAAGAAGCTACCTCGCGTAGCCGCAAGGTTCCGCGAGGCGGGTCTGCAAGTGAAGACGCTCGTTGCGAACTGGATCATGTCCTTGTTTGTGAACGTGTTCCcgatggcgacggtgctgcatgTGTGGGACTACCTGTTTTGCCGCACGCCAAACCCCGGTGAGCGCACCCCCGCCCACCTCGAAATCACACTTGCCACTTTGAAGTATCTCGACGACGCGGGCCTCCTCATCAGCGACGATGCCGGCGAACTTCTTGTAACCCTGCGCCAGCAAACGGCTTGTCTCtacgacgcggcggcgctggttCGCCTGGCCCAGTCGATGTCTCTCACACcgaagcagctgcaccagctgcgTCGACAATGCAAGCCAGTTGTGGTGGAGCAGATGAAAGCACGAGAGCAGGCTCGTGTGGCGCAGATGGAGCGCCGCATcgcgcaggagctgcgccgtgcgcacGAGAACGCGCTGGCCTCTGCCAATGCCTCTTGA